One genomic segment of Pseudomonas sp. RU47 includes these proteins:
- a CDS encoding integrase core domain-containing protein codes for MPWNQESPMDQRVKLVSDWLGGSYTKSQLSRRYGVSRPTIDKWLERYAALGVDGLKEQSRKPLNCPHQTPDEIIATLLTKKNEHPDRGPKQIIDRLRVSDPDIHWPAASTAGEWLKKAGLVVARRPYPPRPRAPTHLRPVDAPNQTWCADYKGQFKMQDGNWCYPLTITDQMSRFLFVCRALPSTHGAPTREGFEWAFREYGLPDVIRTDNGAPFASTGLARLSKLSVWFIRLGIHVETITPGRPDQNGRHERMHRTLKAAVPPAENLVRQQLAFQEFIQDFNHHRPHTALGMKPPASVYSPSTRAYPGYLPALEYGSDVEVRKVRSNGEIKWKGQLIFLGEALIGEDIALKEVADDAWELYLCSHCLGRLESGAKRVSSL; via the coding sequence ATGCCCTGGAATCAAGAGTCCCCAATGGATCAACGAGTGAAGTTAGTCAGCGACTGGCTTGGCGGCAGTTACACCAAGAGCCAGTTAAGCCGGCGCTATGGCGTCAGCCGTCCAACCATCGACAAGTGGCTGGAACGATACGCAGCGTTGGGCGTAGATGGCTTGAAAGAGCAATCGCGCAAGCCGTTGAACTGTCCTCATCAAACGCCCGACGAAATCATTGCCACGCTGCTGACCAAGAAAAACGAGCACCCCGATCGGGGACCTAAACAGATCATTGATCGTCTACGCGTCTCCGATCCGGATATCCACTGGCCGGCCGCGAGCACCGCCGGGGAGTGGTTGAAGAAAGCTGGTTTGGTGGTGGCGCGACGGCCCTATCCCCCGCGTCCCCGTGCTCCAACACATTTGCGTCCGGTCGACGCGCCCAACCAGACTTGGTGTGCTGATTACAAAGGGCAGTTCAAAATGCAGGACGGTAATTGGTGCTATCCGCTGACCATAACCGATCAGATGAGCCGCTTTTTATTCGTCTGTCGCGCTTTGCCCAGTACGCACGGAGCGCCGACGCGGGAAGGCTTCGAGTGGGCTTTTCGAGAATATGGGCTGCCGGATGTGATCCGCACTGACAATGGCGCTCCTTTCGCATCGACAGGTCTGGCGCGACTTTCGAAGTTATCGGTTTGGTTCATCAGGCTTGGAATCCATGTCGAAACGATTACGCCTGGCCGTCCCGACCAAAATGGTCGACATGAACGGATGCATCGAACGCTAAAGGCAGCAGTGCCACCGGCGGAAAATCTGGTGCGCCAGCAGTTGGCTTTTCAGGAATTCATCCAAGACTTCAACCACCACCGACCGCACACCGCGCTGGGCATGAAACCACCGGCATCTGTCTATAGCCCGTCGACACGCGCTTATCCCGGTTACTTGCCTGCGCTTGAATACGGTTCCGATGTTGAAGTACGCAAGGTTCGGTCAAATGGGGAAATTAAATGGAAAGGACAGCTGATTTTTCTAGGAGAGGCTCTGATTGGAGAGGACATCGCGCTGAAGGAAGTGGCTGATGACGCTTGGGAGCTGTACCTTTGCAGCCACTGTTTAGGCAGACTTGAAAGCGGCGCCAAACGCGTTTCAAGCCTGTAA
- a CDS encoding methyl-accepting chemotaxis protein, translated as MSIRSLNIAPRAGLGFGLLALMVFALGAFALLQMSNMRAQSDEVDNNWLPSVMAVGEMSQDMLRLRALTMRLLLNRDPQTLEQNVAKLNELRGVLSEAQQRYDVLIVLPEERRLFDRFKVAEHQYLEFQAQVMQLSAQNRVEEAATILNGQMSPLADEIAVLLRELVELNKHNANLATEAARLVFTNSRVWVGVMIGVTALITIGLALLLTRSIVLPLAQSLGVAEVVAGGDLTGDISISGKDEPARLLHALKSMQHNLRDTIRQISESSSQLASASEELSCVTEDATRGLHQQSLEIEQAATAVNQMTAAVEEVASNAVATSEASRESDRIAQHGREQVHQTVLSIESLADDVTANASQVEDLAQKVYSISKVLDVIRSIAEQTNLLALNAAIEAARAGDAGRGFAVVADEVRALAHRTQQSTREIEQMIGGIQQGTDSAVSSMQQSNVRARSTLELAKAAGTALEEIASAFTLINERNLVIASASEEQAAVAREVDRNLMNIRDLAMQTSAGANQTSAASQELSRLAVDLNSMVAKFSV; from the coding sequence ATGAGTATCCGTAGTCTCAATATTGCCCCGCGCGCCGGCCTCGGTTTTGGCTTGTTGGCGTTGATGGTATTTGCCCTTGGGGCGTTCGCTTTATTGCAAATGTCGAACATGCGCGCGCAGTCCGACGAGGTTGATAACAACTGGCTGCCGAGTGTCATGGCAGTCGGTGAGATGAGTCAGGACATGCTGCGCCTGCGCGCGCTGACCATGCGTCTGTTGCTCAATCGGGATCCGCAGACGCTCGAACAGAACGTTGCCAAGCTCAATGAATTACGCGGTGTGCTCAGTGAGGCCCAGCAGCGTTATGACGTGCTGATCGTACTGCCCGAGGAGCGCAGGCTGTTCGACCGCTTCAAGGTTGCCGAGCACCAGTATCTGGAGTTTCAGGCACAGGTCATGCAGTTGTCGGCGCAGAATCGGGTCGAGGAGGCCGCGACCATTCTCAATGGGCAGATGAGTCCCTTGGCCGATGAAATCGCAGTGCTTTTGCGCGAGCTGGTTGAGCTGAATAAACACAATGCCAATCTCGCCACCGAAGCAGCGCGGCTGGTGTTTACCAATTCGCGGGTTTGGGTCGGGGTGATGATCGGCGTTACCGCGCTGATCACCATAGGCCTGGCCCTGCTGCTGACGCGCAGCATCGTGCTGCCGCTGGCGCAATCGCTGGGTGTCGCCGAGGTGGTGGCCGGTGGTGATCTGACTGGCGATATCAGCATCAGTGGCAAGGACGAGCCGGCGCGACTGCTGCACGCACTCAAGAGTATGCAGCACAACCTGCGCGACACGATTCGGCAAATCTCCGAGTCCTCCAGCCAGTTGGCCTCGGCGTCGGAGGAGCTGAGTTGCGTCACGGAAGACGCTACGCGCGGGTTGCACCAGCAGAGCCTGGAAATCGAACAGGCGGCTACGGCGGTCAATCAGATGACGGCCGCAGTGGAGGAAGTGGCAAGCAATGCCGTGGCCACCTCCGAGGCGTCTCGTGAATCCGATCGCATTGCCCAGCATGGCCGCGAGCAGGTGCATCAAACGGTGCTGTCCATTGAGTCGCTGGCCGATGATGTGACAGCCAATGCGAGTCAGGTGGAAGATCTGGCGCAGAAGGTCTACAGCATCAGCAAAGTGCTGGATGTGATTCGTTCGATCGCTGAGCAGACCAATTTGCTCGCATTGAATGCCGCGATTGAGGCTGCTCGCGCCGGTGATGCCGGGCGTGGGTTTGCGGTTGTAGCGGATGAGGTGCGGGCGTTGGCCCATCGCACGCAGCAGTCGACCCGGGAAATCGAGCAGATGATCGGCGGGATTCAGCAGGGCACCGATTCGGCGGTGAGTTCGATGCAGCAGAGTAATGTGCGCGCGCGTTCGACGCTGGAGCTGGCCAAGGCGGCCGGGACTGCACTTGAAGAGATCGCCTCGGCGTTCACGCTGATCAACGAGCGCAATCTGGTGATCGCCAGTGCCTCGGAGGAGCAGGCAGCGGTGGCGCGTGAGGTGGATCGCAATCTGATGAACATTCGTGATCTGGCGATGCAGACCTCGGCGGGGGCTAATCAGACCAGTGCGGCGAGTCAGGAGCTGTCGCGGTTGGCGGTGGATTTGAACAGCATGGTCGCCAAGTTCTCGGTTTGA
- a CDS encoding DUF599 domain-containing protein: MSFIQANLIHLLAAVWFVICWGGYTRYASWKGRDTACLASVLHLYREDWMRRMLLRDNRIADASVIGNLERNASFFASSTLIILAGILTVLGASERAVSLLADIPMVQQASQGMSEIKLLCLAMVFVYAFFTFSWCMRQYNFAAVLVGSAPMIGERHVSEQERKAFAARAARVISMAANQFNFGLRSYYFGMTMLAWFVSPWLFMLMSAGVVLVLYRREFHSDVLDVMVYTPTEAPIPETNKEVA, encoded by the coding sequence ATGTCGTTCATCCAAGCCAACCTGATCCACCTGCTCGCGGCCGTCTGGTTCGTCATCTGCTGGGGCGGTTATACCCGTTATGCCTCTTGGAAGGGCCGCGATACAGCATGTCTGGCGAGTGTGCTGCACCTGTACCGCGAAGACTGGATGCGTCGCATGTTGCTGCGTGACAACCGCATCGCCGACGCCAGTGTGATCGGCAATCTGGAGCGCAACGCTTCGTTTTTCGCCTCGAGTACGCTAATCATCCTCGCCGGTATTCTCACCGTGCTTGGCGCGTCAGAGCGCGCGGTGTCGTTGTTGGCGGATATTCCGATGGTGCAACAGGCGTCGCAGGGTATGTCGGAAATCAAACTGCTGTGTCTGGCGATGGTGTTCGTCTATGCGTTCTTCACCTTCAGTTGGTGCATGCGGCAGTACAACTTCGCGGCCGTGTTGGTTGGCTCGGCGCCGATGATCGGTGAACGACATGTTTCCGAGCAGGAGCGCAAGGCCTTCGCTGCGCGGGCGGCGCGGGTGATTTCGATGGCGGCCAACCAGTTCAACTTCGGGCTGCGCTCTTACTACTTCGGCATGACCATGCTGGCCTGGTTTGTCAGCCCGTGGCTGTTCATGCTGATGAGCGCCGGGGTGGTATTGGTCTTGTACCGCCGAGAGTTTCATTCCGACGTTCTCGATGTCATGGTCTATACCCCTACAGAAGCCCCCATTCCCGAGACAAACAAAGAGGTCGCTTGA
- a CDS encoding MAPEG family protein produces MSIPFWCVFITALLIYIARMPVGKAMKEQGGYNNHLPRQQQAQLTGYGARALAAHQNTIEAFMLFAVGVLMAHTTQTAGWLIDTLAIVFVIARILYLWLYLADQPKLRSLVWVVGVLCSLLLMISPTFRTVLL; encoded by the coding sequence ATGAGTATTCCGTTCTGGTGTGTGTTTATCACTGCGCTGTTGATTTATATCGCGCGTATGCCGGTGGGCAAGGCGATGAAAGAGCAGGGCGGTTACAACAACCACCTGCCGCGCCAACAACAAGCGCAACTGACCGGTTACGGCGCGCGGGCGCTGGCGGCGCATCAGAATACGATTGAAGCGTTCATGTTGTTTGCGGTCGGCGTGTTGATGGCGCACACCACTCAGACGGCAGGATGGCTGATCGATACATTGGCAATCGTTTTTGTTATCGCGCGGATCCTCTACTTGTGGCTCTATCTGGCCGACCAGCCCAAGCTGCGCAGCCTGGTTTGGGTAGTTGGCGTACTGTGCTCGCTGTTACTGATGATTAGTCCGACTTTTAGAACTGTCTTGCTCTAA
- a CDS encoding amidohydrolase family protein, with the protein MPTFWRLLVSLYRLSLACLLVFAGNVSAREYTYSDAHLHYVDFFQESAGMAKLLTAMQDNSIEHVMISGIPVAKKWHEDEPKRPRYYAGDDADAYWYSATDVIVADAVQKLSAEQRPYFHPFLSGFNPNDKNSAAHIQRMLDLYPGLWQGIGEVFTRHDDLTALTSGDTPRANNEAMTKIYHLAAENDLPVLLHSNITSKREKNPLYLKEIEEPLRNHPHTRFIWAHAGTSAEIHRHQTQLTFLLPTLTRMLEAYPNLFIDLSWSMLTPYLLDEQGKPRPEWLALVEKYPERFMLGSDVVGRFNKLGQEIHSFKPFLDALPENIAQKVARDNFLAILPRTEFKSGKTTLNR; encoded by the coding sequence ATGCCTACTTTCTGGAGATTACTTGTGTCCCTGTATCGTTTGAGTCTTGCCTGTTTGTTGGTGTTTGCCGGCAACGTCAGTGCCCGCGAATACACCTACAGCGATGCGCACCTGCATTACGTCGATTTTTTCCAGGAAAGCGCGGGCATGGCGAAATTGCTGACGGCCATGCAGGACAATTCCATCGAGCATGTGATGATTTCCGGCATTCCGGTTGCTAAGAAGTGGCATGAGGACGAACCCAAGCGCCCGCGCTATTACGCTGGGGATGACGCCGATGCTTACTGGTATAGCGCGACTGACGTGATTGTCGCCGACGCCGTGCAAAAACTGAGCGCAGAACAACGCCCGTACTTTCATCCGTTTCTTTCCGGATTCAACCCGAACGACAAGAACTCCGCCGCGCACATCCAACGCATGCTCGATCTGTATCCGGGGCTGTGGCAGGGCATCGGCGAGGTGTTCACCCGCCATGATGACCTGACAGCGCTGACCTCTGGCGATACGCCGCGCGCCAACAACGAAGCGATGACCAAGATCTATCACCTGGCAGCCGAGAACGATCTGCCGGTGTTGCTGCATTCCAACATCACCTCCAAGCGTGAGAAGAATCCGCTGTACCTGAAGGAAATCGAAGAACCGCTGCGTAATCATCCGCACACGCGATTCATCTGGGCCCACGCGGGGACCAGCGCGGAGATTCATCGACATCAGACCCAGCTGACATTTCTGCTGCCAACCCTGACGCGTATGCTTGAGGCGTATCCCAACCTGTTTATCGATCTGTCCTGGAGCATGCTCACGCCGTATCTGCTGGACGAGCAGGGCAAACCGCGACCGGAATGGCTGGCGTTGGTCGAGAAATACCCCGAACGCTTCATGCTTGGCTCCGATGTGGTAGGGCGTTTCAATAAGCTCGGTCAGGAAATACACAGCTTCAAGCCGTTCCTTGATGCCCTGCCGGAGAACATTGCGCAAAAGGTCGCGAGAGATAACTTCCTGGCTATCTTGCCGCGAACGGAGTTCAAGTCCGGCAAAACCACGCTGAATCGTTAA
- the htpG gene encoding molecular chaperone HtpG, giving the protein MSVETQKETLGFQTEVKQLLHLMIHSLYSNKEIFLRELISNASDAVDKLRFEALAKPELLEGGADLKIRVSFDKDAKTVTLEDNGIGMNRDDVITHLGTIAKSGTADFMKNLSGDQKKDSHLIGQFGVGFYSAFIVADQVDVYSRRAGTPASEGVHWSSKGEGEFEVATIEKAERGTRIVLHLKAAEDEFADGWRLRNIIKKYSDHIALPIELPKEAAAAEGEEAPAVEWETVNRASALWTRPRTEVKDEEYQEFYKHIAHDFENPLAWSHNKVEGKLEYSSLLYVPARAPFDLYQREAPKGLKLYVQRVFVMDQAESFLPLYLRFIKGVVDSNDLSLNVSREILQKDPIIDSMKTALTKRVLDMLEKLAKNEPEQYKGFWKNFGQVMKEGPAEDFANKEKIAGLLRFASTQGDDGEQIVGLADYLARAKEGQDKIYYLTGETYAQVKNSPHLEVFRKKGIEVLLLTDRIDEWLMSYLSEFDGKTFVDVARGDLDLGNLDSEEDKKAAEEVAKSKEGLVERLKTALGDSVAEVRVSHRLTDSPAILAIGEQDLGLQMRQILEASGQKVPDSKPIFEFNPSHPLIEKLDGEQSEERFGDLSHILFDQAALAAGDSLKDPAAYVRRLNKLLVELSV; this is encoded by the coding sequence ATGAGTGTGGAAACTCAAAAGGAAACCCTGGGCTTCCAGACCGAGGTGAAGCAGCTGCTGCACCTCATGATCCATTCGCTGTATTCCAACAAGGAAATTTTCCTTCGCGAATTGATCTCGAACGCCTCTGACGCTGTAGATAAATTGCGCTTCGAAGCCCTGGCCAAGCCAGAGTTGCTTGAAGGCGGCGCTGACCTGAAAATCCGTGTGAGCTTCGACAAGGACGCCAAGACCGTCACCCTCGAAGACAACGGTATCGGCATGAACCGTGACGATGTGATCACCCATTTGGGTACAATCGCCAAATCGGGCACCGCCGATTTCATGAAAAATCTTTCGGGCGATCAGAAGAAAGATTCGCACCTGATCGGCCAGTTCGGTGTGGGCTTCTACTCCGCCTTCATCGTTGCCGACCAGGTTGACGTGTACAGCCGTCGCGCCGGCACTCCAGCCAGCGAAGGCGTGCACTGGTCGTCGAAAGGCGAGGGCGAATTCGAAGTCGCCACCATCGAAAAAGCAGAACGTGGTACCCGCATCGTCCTGCATCTGAAAGCGGCAGAAGACGAATTCGCTGATGGCTGGCGTCTGCGCAACATCATCAAGAAGTACTCCGACCACATCGCTTTGCCGATCGAGCTGCCGAAAGAAGCGGCTGCTGCCGAAGGCGAAGAGGCTCCGGCCGTTGAGTGGGAAACCGTCAACCGCGCCAGCGCCCTGTGGACCCGTCCGCGCACTGAAGTGAAGGACGAGGAATACCAGGAGTTCTACAAGCACATCGCTCACGACTTTGAAAACCCGCTGGCCTGGAGCCACAACAAAGTCGAAGGCAAGCTCGAATACAGCTCGTTGCTGTACGTGCCGGCCCGCGCCCCGTTCGACCTGTACCAGCGTGAAGCGCCGAAAGGCCTGAAGCTGTACGTGCAACGCGTGTTCGTCATGGATCAGGCCGAGTCGTTCCTGCCGCTGTACCTGCGCTTCATCAAAGGCGTGGTCGATTCCAACGACCTGTCGCTGAACGTGTCGCGTGAAATCCTGCAGAAAGACCCGATCATCGATTCGATGAAGACTGCGCTGACCAAGCGCGTGCTCGACATGCTGGAAAAACTGGCGAAGAACGAGCCTGAGCAATACAAAGGCTTCTGGAAGAACTTCGGTCAGGTCATGAAAGAAGGCCCGGCAGAAGACTTCGCCAACAAGGAAAAAATTGCCGGTCTGCTGCGTTTCGCATCGACCCAAGGCGACGACGGCGAGCAGATCGTCGGTCTGGCCGACTACCTGGCACGCGCCAAGGAAGGTCAGGACAAGATCTACTACCTCACCGGCGAAACCTACGCGCAGGTCAAGAACAGCCCGCACCTGGAAGTCTTCCGCAAGAAAGGCATCGAAGTGCTGCTGCTGACCGACCGTATCGACGAGTGGCTGATGAGCTACCTCAGCGAATTCGACGGCAAGACCTTTGTCGACGTGGCACGTGGTGATCTCGATCTGGGCAACCTGGACTCGGAAGAGGACAAGAAGGCCGCAGAAGAAGTCGCCAAGTCGAAAGAAGGTCTGGTTGAGCGTCTGAAAACCGCGCTGGGCGATTCCGTGGCTGAAGTACGGGTTTCCCATCGTCTGACCGATTCGCCGGCGATTCTGGCCATCGGCGAGCAGGATCTGGGTCTGCAAATGCGCCAGATCCTCGAAGCCAGCGGGCAGAAGGTGCCGGATTCGAAGCCGATCTTCGAATTCAACCCAAGCCACCCGCTGATCGAGAAGCTCGATGGCGAGCAGAGCGAAGAGCGTTTTGGCGACCTGTCGCACATCCTCTTCGACCAGGCTGCGCTGGCGGCGGGTGACAGCTTGAAGGATCCGGCCGCTTATGTGCGCCGTCTGAACAAGCTGCTGGTTGAACTGTCGGTTTAA
- a CDS encoding PaaI family thioesterase: protein MSDDLKLQLQQAHAQGDYAPLLQLIPYAGLIGIECSRVGDELLFKLPANKDNIGNPLLPAIHGGVIAGFMELAAALHLLIFTGAPGVPKIIDFSLDYLRAGQFRDTWAKCQVCRQGRRVANVAITAWQSTESEPIATARAHFKIDEPLKS from the coding sequence ATGAGCGACGACCTGAAGCTGCAGTTGCAGCAGGCTCACGCTCAGGGCGATTACGCGCCGCTGTTGCAGTTGATTCCCTACGCCGGGCTGATCGGCATCGAATGCTCACGCGTCGGCGATGAACTGTTGTTCAAGCTGCCGGCGAACAAGGACAACATTGGTAACCCTTTATTGCCGGCGATCCACGGCGGGGTGATTGCCGGGTTCATGGAGCTGGCCGCCGCCCTGCATCTGTTGATCTTCACCGGCGCACCAGGTGTGCCAAAGATTATCGACTTCTCCCTGGATTACCTGCGTGCCGGGCAATTCCGCGATACCTGGGCCAAGTGTCAGGTCTGCCGCCAGGGCCGGCGCGTCGCCAACGTCGCGATCACTGCCTGGCAAAGCACGGAAAGTGAACCGATTGCCACTGCACGTGCACACTTCAAAATTGATGAGCCCTTGAAATCCTGA
- a CDS encoding PaaI family thioesterase: MAENPVFERATRFLSALRHCQVLGLRVHEASSEGLTVVLPYSPQIVGNPQTGVIHGGAITSLMDTACGMSTLCVLPEFEVCPTLDLRIDYMHAAKPNKDVYGFAQCYRVTTDVIFARGFAYQDDPEQPIAHVVGTFMRMGKGLKGTKGFGGVIKGEGQ, encoded by the coding sequence ATGGCTGAAAACCCCGTTTTTGAGCGCGCGACGCGATTTCTTTCAGCGTTAAGACACTGTCAGGTACTTGGTTTGCGAGTACATGAAGCCTCCAGCGAAGGGCTCACGGTGGTCCTGCCTTATAGCCCGCAAATAGTCGGTAATCCGCAGACCGGGGTTATTCATGGTGGCGCAATTACCTCGTTAATGGACACCGCTTGCGGGATGTCAACGCTCTGTGTGTTGCCGGAATTCGAAGTCTGCCCGACCCTCGATTTGCGCATTGACTATATGCACGCCGCCAAACCGAACAAAGACGTCTATGGCTTCGCCCAGTGCTATCGGGTGACCACCGATGTGATCTTCGCTCGCGGTTTCGCCTATCAGGACGATCCCGAACAACCCATCGCCCACGTCGTCGGTACATTCATGCGCATGGGTAAGGGGCTCAAAGGCACCAAAGGCTTTGGCGGCGTGATCAAGGGAGAAGGGCAATGA
- a CDS encoding OsmC family protein, with protein MTVTVNTVSAEGFRHTVQIDDHELFADVPKTAGGEGSAPEPHDYFDAALGACKALTLKMYAKKKDIPLTGVGVDVKRDNSEEQKGKYVLHVTLTLKGVLTDAQREELLRVADRCPIHKLMTTTDVSIETHAPQGFDSQ; from the coding sequence ATGACCGTTACCGTCAATACCGTCTCCGCTGAAGGTTTTCGTCACACCGTACAGATTGATGACCACGAACTGTTTGCCGATGTACCAAAAACGGCCGGCGGCGAAGGCTCGGCACCTGAGCCGCACGACTATTTCGATGCGGCCCTCGGCGCCTGCAAAGCGCTGACCCTGAAGATGTACGCGAAGAAGAAAGACATCCCGCTGACCGGCGTCGGTGTCGACGTCAAACGTGACAACAGCGAAGAGCAAAAAGGTAAATACGTCTTGCACGTCACCCTTACTCTCAAAGGCGTCCTGACCGATGCCCAGCGCGAGGAATTGCTGCGCGTTGCCGACCGTTGCCCGATTCACAAACTGATGACGACCACCGACGTCAGCATCGAAACCCACGCCCCACAAGGCTTCGATAGCCAGTAA
- a CDS encoding DUF3108 domain-containing protein, giving the protein MRRALLFACALLALPFAQAADLQPFSASYTADWKQLPMSGTAERSLVKEANGVWKLSFKASMMIASLTEESTLTLDKDTLLPQSYHFERGGLGKAKKADLDFDWNSKMVTGTDRGDAVKIPLNRGMVDKSTYQLALQHDVAAGKKTMSYQVVDDGEVDTYDFRVLGSEKVETKAGKIDAIKVERVRDPTQSKRTTVLWFAKDWDYLLVRLQQVETDGKEYNIMLQDGTVNGKTVKGS; this is encoded by the coding sequence ATGCGTCGCGCCCTGCTCTTCGCTTGCGCTCTGCTCGCCCTGCCCTTCGCGCAGGCAGCGGACCTTCAACCGTTCTCCGCCAGCTACACCGCCGACTGGAAGCAACTGCCAATGAGCGGCACCGCCGAGCGCAGCCTGGTCAAGGAAGCCAACGGCGTCTGGAAGCTCAGCTTCAAGGCCTCGATGATGATCGCCAGCCTGACGGAAGAAAGCACCCTGACCCTGGACAAAGACACTTTGCTGCCGCAGTCCTACCACTTTGAACGTGGCGGTCTGGGCAAGGCGAAAAAGGCTGATCTGGATTTCGACTGGAACAGCAAAATGGTCACCGGTACCGACCGTGGCGACGCGGTGAAGATCCCGCTGAACCGTGGCATGGTCGACAAGTCCACCTATCAGTTGGCACTGCAGCATGACGTCGCTGCCGGCAAGAAGACCATGAGCTATCAAGTGGTCGATGATGGTGAAGTCGATACCTATGACTTCCGCGTGCTGGGCTCGGAAAAAGTCGAGACCAAGGCTGGCAAGATCGATGCGATCAAGGTCGAGCGCGTACGCGACCCGACACAAAGCAAGCGCACTACCGTGCTGTGGTTCGCCAAGGATTGGGATTACCTGCTGGTTCGCCTGCAACAGGTTGAAACCGACGGCAAGGAGTACAACATCATGCTCCAGGACGGCACCGTCAACGGTAAAACCGTTAAAGGCAGCTGA
- a CDS encoding dienelactone hydrolase family protein: protein MSQVTVRSVVYQIDGQPYEGRLAFDVEHKGARPGLLMAPNWMGVSAGAEEIAKSVAAEGYVVLIADVYGQAVRPQNADQAGAAMMPLKDDRALLRKRMQAAFEQLQTQGEAAVDTSKLAVFGFCFGGCCALDLARTGAAVKAAVSFHGTLDSPNPADAQNIKGSVLVLHGAADPLVPKEQLPAFEDEMNAAKVDWQLLSYGGAVHSFTDPHANVPGKMMYDAKTAKRAFKSMHDLLDEVFKG from the coding sequence ATGAGCCAAGTCACTGTACGTTCCGTGGTCTATCAGATTGACGGCCAGCCTTATGAAGGTCGTCTGGCGTTCGACGTCGAGCACAAAGGTGCGCGTCCGGGTTTGTTGATGGCGCCGAACTGGATGGGCGTCAGCGCCGGTGCCGAAGAGATCGCCAAGTCGGTGGCGGCCGAGGGCTACGTGGTGTTGATCGCTGACGTTTATGGCCAGGCCGTACGTCCGCAGAACGCTGATCAGGCGGGCGCGGCGATGATGCCGTTGAAGGATGACCGTGCGCTGCTGCGCAAGCGTATGCAGGCGGCGTTTGAGCAACTTCAGACGCAGGGTGAGGCGGCGGTTGATACGTCGAAACTGGCAGTGTTCGGTTTCTGCTTTGGTGGTTGCTGTGCGCTGGATCTGGCTCGCACGGGGGCGGCGGTGAAGGCTGCGGTGTCGTTCCACGGTACGCTGGATTCGCCGAATCCTGCCGATGCGCAGAACATCAAAGGCTCGGTTCTGGTGTTGCACGGTGCCGCAGATCCGTTGGTGCCGAAAGAGCAGTTGCCAGCGTTTGAAGATGAGATGAACGCGGCGAAGGTCGATTGGCAGTTGCTGAGCTATGGCGGTGCGGTGCATTCGTTTACCGATCCGCATGCCAATGTGCCGGGCAAGATGATGTACGACGCGAAGACCGCCAAGCGTGCGTTCAAGTCGATGCATGATTTGCTGGATGAAGTGTTCAAGGGCTGA
- a CDS encoding pirin family protein, which yields MDTQPLIIRPRAEDVEGQPILRPLPSAKCRSVGPFVFFDHMLETVYPTGKGMNIRQHPHIGLSTLTYLFEGQIQHKDSLGSDQVVSAGDVSWMTAGSAIAHVERTPEPLWDQSFTMHGLQIWLASPKDHEQGPGHYSHHPAATLPVSDNLGVQIRMIAGSGFCLESPVPVLSPTLYAEVNMQTATTLLIPTEHEERAVYVLSGDAQLNGEAIEPHALVVLPAGEEMSLFAESDVHAVVFGGAPLDGPRRINWNFVASDPAAIDEARRKWAAGDWPTVPGEVDRIELPR from the coding sequence ATGGACACGCAACCTCTGATCATCCGCCCACGCGCCGAAGACGTTGAAGGGCAGCCGATTCTGCGCCCGCTGCCGTCAGCCAAATGTCGCAGCGTCGGGCCTTTCGTGTTTTTTGATCACATGCTCGAAACGGTTTATCCGACGGGCAAAGGCATGAACATCCGACAGCACCCGCACATCGGTCTGTCGACGCTCACCTATTTGTTTGAAGGACAGATCCAGCACAAGGACAGCCTTGGCTCGGATCAGGTGGTCAGTGCCGGTGACGTCAGCTGGATGACCGCTGGTAGTGCGATTGCACACGTCGAGCGCACACCGGAACCGTTGTGGGACCAGAGTTTCACGATGCACGGTTTGCAGATCTGGCTGGCGTCACCCAAGGATCACGAGCAAGGCCCGGGGCATTACAGCCATCACCCGGCAGCGACATTGCCGGTCAGCGATAACCTTGGCGTACAGATCCGCATGATTGCCGGGTCAGGCTTTTGCCTGGAATCGCCGGTGCCGGTGCTTTCTCCTACGTTGTATGCGGAAGTGAACATGCAAACCGCGACCACTTTGCTGATTCCGACCGAGCATGAAGAGCGGGCGGTTTATGTGTTGAGTGGGGATGCGCAATTGAATGGCGAAGCGATTGAGCCGCATGCGTTGGTGGTATTGCCGGCGGGGGAAGAGATGAGTCTGTTTGCCGAAAGCGATGTGCATGCCGTGGTATTTGGCGGTGCGCCATTGGACGGGCCACGGCGGATCAACTGGAATTTTGTCGCGAGCGATCCGGCGGCGATTGATGAAGCACGGCGTAAATGGGCGGCCGGGGACTGGCCGACGGTGCCGGGGGAAGTTGACCGGATCGAGTTGCCGCGCTGA